The genomic window AAGTTGCAGGGAATCCAGGGTTTTAAGTCCATGTTTAAGAACAAGGGAGGTCGCAAGGCTTATGGTCTCGCTTGAGATTGTAACGACCACATAGTTTTCAAGATCAGAATAAAACCTTTCAAGAACCCAATCAAGCTTGCGTTTTGTGAGTTCCCCACTAAGAAATCGCCTGTTTAGTGCCGACGTCATCTCAAGTATGGCCAGCTCAGAAATAGCCACGACATAAGTTTCCATGAGCTCGTTAACGATAGAACTTCCGCGTTCGATATGGTAACGTTTCACAAGCGCGCTGGTATCAAAAAACGCTACCTCCACTCCTCATCCCTCTCTCTGAGAATCTCACCGCTAAGTTCGCCCTTGACGGATTTCAAAATCTCCCTAACTTCATCGATTGAAGGAGCTTTTTTCAAGAACCTTTTCAGGTGGGGGTAGGTTATCATGAGCTGAACGCGCCTCGCTGAGAGGGGCATGGCATCACCGATTAAAGTTTAGCCATCAACCAATAAAATGTTTTCCCCAGAGCATCCCTCTAAGCTGTTCCAAGGGAGACCTCTTTTCCTCAACGACCTCCTCAACAAAAACGCCCTTTATCTCCCCGATTTCTTCCTCTATGGCCGGCAGGAGGAGGCCGAGAAGCTCAAGGGGTTCCAGACAGGAGCAGCCCGTAGAGTATTCAAAGGGCTTGCCTAAGAGTTCGACCCTAAGGGAGATGCCATCTCCGGTCTTTAGAATCTCAAAGGGCGCGGTAACCTTCTCGCCGATAATCTTGCCCCTCACAAGCATCGAATATAAGCTAAAACGGCAAAAATTAAAGAATTTCCTTACCGAAAGGTTTCAAACCTCAGGTTTTCTCCGAGAACGTTAAAAGCCTCCGCGCACAATCTTCACCGGTGATGCCAATGTTCTGGCTGAAAACGAGACTCATCGAGGGTGAGGGCTCCCTTGAAACGCTGAAGATGGAAGCAAGGGGGCACGAGCGCGTTCTTATCCTAGCTTCCCGTTCGATGAAGAGGCACGGCTTCCTGAGCGAGGCCGAGGACTACGTGAAAGAGTCCGGAGCGGAGGTCTTCTCGATAGCCGGCCTTCCGGCGGAGCCAAGCGTCGAGGTCATAGAGGAGTTTCTGCCGAAGGTGAGGGAGTTCG from Thermococcus sp. MAR1 includes these protein-coding regions:
- a CDS encoding type II toxin-antitoxin system VapC family toxin yields the protein MEVAFFDTSALVKRYHIERGSSIVNELMETYVVAISELAILEMTSALNRRFLSGELTKRKLDWVLERFYSDLENYVVVTISSETISLATSLVLKHGLKTLDSLQLASALRIKDEASVFVTFDEKLKTAAEKEGFTVLP